The genomic segment CCGGGAGGGGCTCCAGCACACGAGACGCTTTTGGGGGGGGCTAGAACCGATGGACCCGAACAACCGGGGACCCGAAGAGTACGGCCACGACGACGGACAGGCGCAGAGCAAGCGTCCACCACGTGACGCGCTGACGCAGGACTTCGACCGGCACGCCCCGGCACTCGCCCGCACCGTCCAGCTCGTCTCGGGCGACTTCCTGCTCACCGTCAACCCCGTCGACGGCAGCGAGATAGAGAACTGCCCGCCCGGCGAACTGCCTGGTCCGCCCGTGAAGCACCCGCCCGCCGAGCGCGCCGCGATCGACCGCGCCGCCCGGCCGCCGGTGCCCCCGGGCCCCTCGCTGCCCAGGCTGCCCCTGCTCCAGCGCGACGAGGAGAGGGAGCGGCTCGTACGGCTCCTCGCGCGCGGCCGCTCCGTCCGGCTCACCGGCGCCCCCGGCTCCGGCCGCACCACGCTCCTCGACGCGGTCGCCGAGGACTGCGCGGAGCTGGCACCCGACGGCGTCGTCCGGCTGAGCGGCTTCCGGCGCACGGTCGACGACCTGCTGTACGAACTGTTCGCAGCCGTGTACAGCACACCGCTGTTCCGGCCCGCGCGTCAGCAGATCCTCGACATCGTGCGGGACATCGGCGCGGTCGTCGTCCTGGACGACCTGGAGTTCGGCGGAATCGCGCTCGACGAACTGCTCGACGCCACCCCCGAGTGCGCCTTCCTGATCGGTGCCACCCCCGACGTCCCGCTGCCGTCCGCCGACGCGCCCCTGGAGGAGATCGTGCTCGGCGGCCTCGACCGGGCCGGCAGCGAGCGGCTGCTGGAGCGTGCCGTCGGGCGGGTGCTCACCGAGGACGAGTCGAACTGGGCCGGTGACCTCTGGTTCGAGTCCGAGGGACTGCCGCTGCGCTTCACCCAGGCCGGGGCGCTGCTCAGGCAGCGGGACCGGCAGCGGGCCGGTGCGGACGCCGTGGACGAGTTCGGGGTCTTCCAGGACGCGCCGTCACTGGTCGACGCGTCGTTCGGGCCGGCCGCGGACGAGCACGACATCCCCCTGCCGTCGCTCGCCGAGGGAGCCGCGCCCGCCGCGCTGCTGGCGTCCCGGCTGAGCGCCTCGGCCCGCGAGACCCTCAGGTTCGCGGTCGCGCTCGGCGGCGAGGTCCCGCACCAGGCACACCTGCCCGCCCTCGTGGGCGACACCCACGCCGACGCGGCCCTCGGCGAGCTGGTCGGCTGCGCGCTGGTGACACCTGTCGGTGCCCGCCACCGGCTCGCCGCCGGAGTGCGGACCCAGCTGGAGGCCGCCGGGTACGCCGACGACGCCGAGACGCGTGCCCGCACAGCCGCCCAGCACTACGCCTGGTGGGCCGGGCACCCGTCGGTCACCCCCGAGCGGGTCTCGGCCGAGGCGGACGCCGTCCTGGCCGCCCTCACCGCGCTCGTGCCCACGACCGCCCCCGTCGGCGAGGACGAGGAGAGCGCCGCCGTGGTGCTGGCCCGGCAGGCGGCGCCGGCGTTCGCCGCGGGGCTGCGCTGGAGCGCCTGGGAGCGGGCGCTCCGGGCCGGCGCGGAGGCGGCCGGCCTCGTCGGCGAGACCGGCGAGCAGGCCTACTTCCACCATGAGCTGGGTGTCCTCGCGCTCTGCTCAGGGCACCTGGAGCGGGCCCGCGCCGACCTGGAGGCGTCGATCGGGCTGCGCAACGTCCTCGCCGACAAGCGCGGCACCGTCGCCGGCCGCAGGGCCCTCGCCCTGGTCGCCGACCGCTCCGGGGCGACACCGCCCGGTGGGCGCACGGCGGCGGGGGAGGAGGTGCCGGACGCCCGGCACGAGGAGTCGGCCCCACCGCCCGGGGGCGTGCCGTCCGCGTACACGCCGACGGGCTTCGGCGCGGTCGGCTTCGGGGCGACGGGCTCGGGATCGGCGGCCGCGAACGCGGGTCAGGCCGTGCCGACCTCGACCAGCGAATCGACGCTCGTCACACAGCGGCCCGGCGGGTCGCCCGCGCACAAGCTCAGCGGCCTCAAGAGCCTCGTCGGCGGCGCCCGGCGCAACGTGGTCGCCGCGGGTGCGGGTGCGCTGCTCGCCGCCGTCCTGGGCACCGTCGTGACGCTCGGCGCGACCTCCGACGGCAACGGCGACACTCCGGCCGAGCGGGTCGGCGTCAATCCCTCCGCCAGCGAGGGCGTCGACGACGGCGGACTCGTCGCGGACCGCCCCAAGACCGGCGACGACGACAACGCCCCGGGCACCCTGCCCGAACCCACCGACCCCGGCGCCGACGGCACGTACGGCACGTCGGACGACCCGACACCCACGGACAGCGCGGGGCCGACGGACGACCCGAGCGGTACGGAGGGGCCGACGGGCAAGCCGACGACGTCCCCGACGAAGAACTCCCCGAAGCCGACGCCGTCCGACAGCGAGGACGAGTCGGGGTCGCCCACCCCGACGCCGACACCCACGCCGACGCCGACTCCGACACCCACCCCGACACCGACCGGGGGAGGGACGGAGGACCCGCCGCCACCGGACGGCACGAACAGCGCCAGTGCGTCGACCTCCGGTGGGCCCGTCGAGTCCAGCAGCGCGGCAGGGGCCCCGGCGACCACCGCCGACTCCCCGAGCGGGACGGTGGCCTGAGGTTCCGTCCAGCCCGTTCGACGCCCTCCGTCCGACACGAGAGGGCCGGGTCCGTTCCTCGGACCCGGCCCTCTTTCGTGGAAAGGCTCAGAACAGCCGGAGCTTGTCGTCCTCGATGCCGCGCAGGGCGTTGTAGTCGAGGACCGCGCAGCCGATGCCGCGGTCGGTGGCGAGGACGCGGGCCTGGGGCTTGATCTCCTGGGCGGCGAAGATGCCGCGGACCGGCGCGAGGTGGGGGTCGCGGTTCAACAGCTCCAGGTAGCGCGTGAGTTGCTCGACGCCGTCGATCTCACCGCGCCGCTTGATCTCGACCGCGACGGTCTTGCCCTCGGCGTCCCGGCACAGGATGTCGACGGGGCCG from the Streptomyces sp. NBC_00310 genome contains:
- a CDS encoding ATP-binding protein — protein: MDPNNRGPEEYGHDDGQAQSKRPPRDALTQDFDRHAPALARTVQLVSGDFLLTVNPVDGSEIENCPPGELPGPPVKHPPAERAAIDRAARPPVPPGPSLPRLPLLQRDEERERLVRLLARGRSVRLTGAPGSGRTTLLDAVAEDCAELAPDGVVRLSGFRRTVDDLLYELFAAVYSTPLFRPARQQILDIVRDIGAVVVLDDLEFGGIALDELLDATPECAFLIGATPDVPLPSADAPLEEIVLGGLDRAGSERLLERAVGRVLTEDESNWAGDLWFESEGLPLRFTQAGALLRQRDRQRAGADAVDEFGVFQDAPSLVDASFGPAADEHDIPLPSLAEGAAPAALLASRLSASARETLRFAVALGGEVPHQAHLPALVGDTHADAALGELVGCALVTPVGARHRLAAGVRTQLEAAGYADDAETRARTAAQHYAWWAGHPSVTPERVSAEADAVLAALTALVPTTAPVGEDEESAAVVLARQAAPAFAAGLRWSAWERALRAGAEAAGLVGETGEQAYFHHELGVLALCSGHLERARADLEASIGLRNVLADKRGTVAGRRALALVADRSGATPPGGRTAAGEEVPDARHEESAPPPGGVPSAYTPTGFGAVGFGATGSGSAAANAGQAVPTSTSESTLVTQRPGGSPAHKLSGLKSLVGGARRNVVAAGAGALLAAVLGTVVTLGATSDGNGDTPAERVGVNPSASEGVDDGGLVADRPKTGDDDNAPGTLPEPTDPGADGTYGTSDDPTPTDSAGPTDDPSGTEGPTGKPTTSPTKNSPKPTPSDSEDESGSPTPTPTPTPTPTPTPTPTPTGGGTEDPPPPDGTNSASASTSGGPVESSSAAGAPATTADSPSGTVA